The following are from one region of the Malassezia vespertilionis chromosome 4, complete sequence genome:
- the SEC5 gene encoding Exocyst complex component S5 (COG:U; EggNog:ENOG503NU6Y), which translates to MAGLSVSEGELLKEYGLTTLHPQRWEDTHYTAGSDTGGGFSHGDAHGEDWTDPLHLSATAPSARQMSNDERAQVMIGSKAFDPKVFLQTVHPEASFADLSRGAQQLRATIDQRSEALKVLVDENFDRFVSIKVTMDGVYREMSESSSGPLVSGADCGVRTLRKCITSASSRADQVFRPILENHIKAIKLRNTLGVFQRSHFFFNLPGSLNEFVEAGNYEAALRDYKKGKYLLETRPGQILPVNTENAAGAAPNEHQLAQQRRIFSIVWDAVEQTMYDMQSRLRAHLQDPQRSVEEQEKCIHVLLELDPETDPIANFLSSQHEHIGSLLRTTFEREQHAIEAARATLLRGKRDPIDQAKDLSNCLVLVRSSSGSKPFFNKALGTSVWLAIDDMIANVCTTVLRTMPTFWRIACDHKEGKFNKERPGTFSDSTIHKQAQGWAQENIQLFIKRIDAYFGQEPFRVRAKQPLFMQLPAWVPEQSCSLSTTYCMNSILGRLHETVQELKLLAIPGTAKELDALLLDTRFQFTEVLCFLWLRDAHLCYHMENWTSNAQQPAITSFLFSLSVFNRWNAREGFYIAEGRTKQSSSAEEAQVHAVFSDRLKKTFVSALYAFLDGIVTAATTPSEFYHRLEWSADTPAPAPALPDRDTRILLSVSNLSHLRSHVINAWVKQFEEAYHVSLMNEHMQLLEVCGKLDSQLLNDFVRRHGDKITQVMRRGILEDGVAWDSLPRPTSVSPFIFQALLLLVEVHAQIRATVPLLVSRAISSLVETMVNAAADAYSRVPTFNKGGMLQATLEIEFVHQTMAFHVTPAAENALKRMYESISQRYGSTPSGKRDQKDFLQKELESVKQTLIASRKATALEFLCFRRPKTGEAPDSSADAAHASQS; encoded by the coding sequence ATGGCTGGCTTGTCGGTGAGCGAGGGCGAGCTGTTGAAGGAGTACGGCCTTACGACGCTGCACCCACAGCGGTGGGAGGATACGCATTATACAGCTGGGTCTGACACTGGTGGTGGATTTTCCCacggcgatgcacacgGCGAAGATTGGACCGATCCATTGCATCTCTCCGCTACGGCGCCCTCGGCGCGACAGATGAGCAAcgacgagcgtgcgcaagtgATGATTGGAAGCAAGGCGTTTGACCCAAAAGTATTTTTGCAAACTGTACATCCTGAAGCTTCATTTGCGGATCTctctcgcggcgcacagcagctGCGAGCGACCATCGACCAGCGATccgaggcgctcaaggTGCTGGTCGACGAGAATTTTGACCGCTTTGTGAGCATAAAAGTTACTATGGATGGCGTATATCGAGAGATGAGTGAGTCTTCGAGCGGTCCGCTTGTTTCGGGCGCAGATTGTGGCGTacggacgctgcgcaagtgtATTACCAGTGCCAGCTCCAGGGCAGACCAAGTGTTTAGGCCTATCTTGGAAAACCATATTAAAGCAATTAAGCTGCGCAATACACTTGGTGTTTTTCAGCGCTCTCATTTCTTTTTCAACCTGCCGGGCTCATTGAACGAGTTTGTAGAGGCGGGAAACTAtgaggcggcgctgcgcgactatAAGAAAGGTAAGTACCTTTTGGAGACGCGACCCGGACAGATACTTCCCGTGAACACGGAGAATGCTGCGGGCGCAGCACCAAACGAGCAtcagcttgcgcagcagcggcgtatCTTCAGCATTGTCTGGGACGCTGTCGAGCAGACCATGTACGATATGCAGAGCCGCTTACGGGCACACCTTCAAGACCCACAGCGGAGCGTTGAAGAGCAGGAAAAGTGCATACATGTGCTTTTAGAGCTCGATCCTGAGACGGATCCCATCGCCAACTTTTTGTCCTCGCAACACGAGCACATTGGCTCATTGCTCCGTACTACGTTTGAACGCGAGCAACATGCGATTGaagctgcacgcgccacACTGCTTCGTGGAAAGCGCGACCCGATTGACCAGGCCAAGGATTTGAGCAACTGCCTCGTGCTAGTTCGATCAAGCTCAGGTTCTAAGCCGTTTTTCAacaaggcgctcggcacctCTGTGTGGCTGGCAATCGACGACATGATTGCAAATGTGTGTACTACCGTGCTCCGGACTATGCCCACATTCTGGCGCATCGCATGTGATCATAAAGAGGGCAAGTTTAACAAAGAAAGGCCCGGCACCTTTTCTGACTCAACTATTCacaagcaggcgcagggATGGGCGCAAGAGAACATCCAGCTTTTCAtcaagcgcatcgatgcatACTTTGGACAGGAGCCCTTCCGagtgcgcgccaaacagCCGCTTTTTATGCAGCTTCCCGCATGGGTGCCAGAGCAGAGCTGCTCGTTGAGCACGACGTACTGCATGAACAGTATCCTTGGCAGGCTCCACGAGACTGTACAGGAGCTCAAGCTGCTTGCAATACCCGGGACGGCGAAAGAACTGGATGCGTTGCTGTTAGATACCCGCTTCCAATTCACCGAAGTTCTTTGCTTCCTCTGGCtccgcgatgcgcatctCTGCTACCACATGGAGAACTGGACCTCGAATGCACAGCAGCCCGCAATCACCTCATTTCTTTTCTCTTTGTCCGTGTTCAACCGCTGGAATGCGCGTGAAGGGTTCTATATTGCCGAAGGACGCACAAAGCAGTCTTCCAGTGCCGAAGAAGCTCAAGTGCACGCCGTATTTAGCGATCGTCTGAAGAAGACGTTTGTGAGCGCTTTGTACGCGTTCCTGGACGGAATTGTCACCGCGGCGACTACCCCAAGCGAATTTTATCACCGGCTTGAATGGAGTGCGGATACCCCAGCACCCGCACCCGCGCTGCCCGACCGCGACACGCGCATTTTGCTCAGCGTCTCCAACTTGTCGCATTTGCGCTCGCATGTGATCAATGCATGGGTCAAGCAGTTTGAAGAAGCATACCACGTATCGCTCATGAACGAGCATATGCAGCTGCTTGAAGTGTGCGGTAAGCTTGATAGCCAGCTTCTCAACGATTTTGTGCGTCGGCACGGTGACAAAATTACGCAAGTGATGCGGCGTGGTATCTTGGAAGACGGCGTCGCATGGGACAGTTTGCCGAGACCCACTTCTGTCAGTCCCTTCATCTTCCAGGCCCTCTTGCTGCTCGTCGAGGTGCATGCGCAGATCCGCGCCACCGTTCCACTGCTTGTCTCGCGTGCCATTTCCTCCTTGGTCGAAACCATGGTCAATGCGGCAGCCGACGCATATAGCCGCGTGCCTACGTTCAACAAAGGCGGCATGCTGCAAGCCACCTTGGAGATCGAGTTTGTCCACCAAACCATGGCGTTCCACGTAACACCTGCTGCGGAAAACGCACTTAAGCGCATGTACGAGTCCATCAGCCAGCGCTACGGCAGCACACCCAGTGGCAAACGCGACCAGAAAGACTTCCTGCAAAAAGAGCTAGAAAGCGTCAAGCAAACCCTgatcgcgtcgcgcaaagCCACTGCGCTCGAATTTCTCTGCTTCCGCCGACCCAAAACGGGGGAGGCACCTGACAGTAgtgcagacgcagcgcatgcttcTCAATCGTAG
- the RPN5 gene encoding proteasome regulatory particle subunit (BUSCO:EOG09262P1W; COG:O; EggNog:ENOG503NV7Q), translated as MSQEKQEADFTPEVDALYPELERSVKASDLLSVSRLLMVAVMMIRLTPDVHATDMQLLCDTILAYSKKHGQLKQAIARMVQVAMLFLKEPETKDVNAPASIYAVVGKDTLHPNDEEMKDAAEHTDAMDTDEPKKAAPESEEDERAGKEDDRITALFAHGRKTGDTGLDSEKRMQLLETLSTVTEGKVFVEVERARICRMMSDMLYEKGEVNKAADVLQDLAVETFGSLGRREKVDFILEQMRLNMERGDYHRVNMFSRKINIKFFEDEAHQDLKLHYYDLMTRAGMHDRRHLDVAKYYHQVLNTPTIRADQEKTDEALRSMVLFLILSPFDNEQSDMMSRVETMERLDSVPEYRSLLKCFTMPELMRWPGIESLYGPTLRATPIFAGSDDAEYRWSQLHARVVEHNIQVVEKYYTKIRLESLAQLLDLSVVEAEDALADLVTKRTIHARIDRPVGLVDFRPQLSDAEVLNHWSSDMDKLLRTVEKVSHLVEKEWAIHRAGLVVKANE; from the exons ATGAGCCAAGAGAAGCAGGAGGCTGATTTCACGCCGGAAGTCGATGCTCTCTATCCCGAACTAGAGAGGTCGGTGAAG GCAAGCGATTTACTTAGCGTTTCGCGGCTCCTTATGGTGGCCGTCATGATGATTCGTCTTACACCTGATGTGCACGCGACGGATATGCAGCTGCTTTGCGACACGATTTTGGCTTACTCGAAAAAACACGGCCAGCTGAAGCAGGCGATCGCTCGCATGGTGCAGGTTGCAATGCTTTTTTTGAAAGAGCCAGAAACGAAGGATGTAAACGCACCTGCATCTATTTATGCAGTGGTCGGGAAAGACACCTTGCACCCCAATGACGAAGAAATGAAAGACGCGGCGGAGCATACCGACGCGATGGACACAGACGAGCCGaaaaaagcagcgcctgAGAGTGAAGAAGACGAGCGTGCGGGTAAAGAAGATGACCGTATTACCGCACTATTTGCGCACGGGCGCAAAACTGGTGACACTGGCCTGGACAGTGAAAAGCGCATGCAACTGCTTGAGACACTGAGTACTGTGACTGAAGGCAAAGTGTTTGTGGAagtcgagcgtgcgcgtaTATGTCGCATGATGTCCGATATGCTGTATGAAAAAGGCGAGGTGAACAAAGCTGCAGATGTTCTGCAGGATCTCGCTGTGGAAACATTTGGCAGCCTTGGGCGTCGTGAGAAGGTTGACTTTATCTTGGAGCAAATGCGCCTCAACATGGAGCGTGGAGATTATCACCGTGTTAACATGTTTAGCCGCAAAATTAACATCAAGTTTTTTGAAGACGAGGCGCATCAGGACCTCAAACTGCACTACTATGATCTCATGACTCGTGCAGGAATGCACGATCGGCGCCACTTGGACGTGGCCAAGTACTACCACCAGGTGCTTAATACGCCCACCATTCGTGCGGACCAGGAAAAGACGGACGAAGCGCTACGCAGCATGGTTCTTTTTCTGATTCTCTCGCCGTTCGACAACGAACAGAGCGACATGATGAGTCGCGTCGAAACGATGGAGCGCCTCGATTCTGTTCCCGAGTACAGGAGCTTGCTCAAGTGCTTTACTATGCCTGAGCTTATGCGCTGGCCTGGAATTGAGTCTTTGTATGGGCCCACTCTTCGTGCCACGCCCATCTTTGCGGGCAGCGACGACGCAGAGTACCGCTGGTCCCaattgcacgcgcgcgtcgtggAACACAATATCCAGGTCGTTGAGAAATACTACACGAAGATCCGGCTTGAGAGTCTTGCGCAGTTACTTGACCTCTCCGTCGTGGAAGCAGAAGATGCGCTCGCAGACCTCGTCACAAAACGCACAATTCATGCCCGGATTGACCGGCCCGTTGGCTTGGTCGACTTTCGGCCACAGCTCTCCGATGCGGAAGTGCTTAATCACTGGAGCAGCGATAtggacaagctgctgcgcaccgtgGAAAAGGTGTCGCACCTTGTAGAGAAAGAATGGGCGATTCACCGCGCCGGCTTGGTCGTCAAGGCCAACGAGTAG
- the ADO1 gene encoding adenosine kinase (COG:G; BUSCO:EOG09263HYJ; EggNog:ENOG503NUDP), translated as MVQTSNLKLLAMGNPLLDMAIRDGEEMLKKYNLKPNDAVLASSEQMGIYKDIVEGYQVTYVAGGAAQNTARCAQYVLPEGSTAYLGCVGKDDLAQQLRAANDREGVESIYQIDENTPTGSCAVVITGHNRSLCTNLGAAEKFSKSHLDTPDAKAAIEAAKFFYLGGFFLTHGVESAVALAKHAKEHNKPFAFNLSAPFIPQFFKAQVDEVLPYAQLVICNETEAEAYAEAANLNTNDLGEIALAIANAQSVISTPRTVLITHGSKATIRGVQGESSAHVHEVPKINPADIVDTNGAGDAFAGGVLGTLLLNKSIEQAVDVGHRLGGMCVGEVGPVLKFPKENVL; from the coding sequence ATGGTGCAGACATCGAACTTGAAGCTCCTTGCTATGGGCAATCCCCTCTTGGACATGGCGATCCGAGATGGGGAGGAGATGCTTAAAAAGTACAATTTAAAGCCGAACGATGCTGTGCTGGCATCTTCGGAACAGATGGGCATTTACAAGGACATTGTCGAAGGCTACCAGGTGACGTACGTTGCCGGTGGTGCTGCGCAGAacactgcgcgctgcgcgcagtaCGTTTTGCCGGAGGGATCTACTGCGTACCTTGGGTGTGTGGGCAAGGATgaccttgcgcagcagctaCGTGCCGCGAACGACCGCGAGGGTGTCGAGTCTATCTACCAGATCGACGAAAACACGCCGACCGGCTCGTGCGCCGTGGTGATTACTGGCCACAACCGCTCTTTGTGCACCAACCTTGGTGCTGCAGAGAAGTTCTCCAAGTCGCATCTGGACACACCCGACGCTAAGGCTGCCATTGAGGCTGCCAAGTTTTTTTACCTTGGCGGCTTCTTCCTCACCCACGGTGTCGAAAGCGCCGTGGCCTtggccaagcacgccaaggAGCACAACAAGCCTTTTGCATTTAATCTCTCTGCCCCGTTTATTCCACAGTTCTTCAAGGCGCAAGTCGACGAGGTGCTTCCGTACGCGCAGCTGGTGATTTGCAACGAGACCGAAGCTGAGGCGTATGCCGAGGCGGCGAACCTCAACACCAACGATCTTGGCGAAATTGCGCTTGCAATCGCGAATGCGCAGTCGGTTATTTCTACACCACGTACGGTGCTGATCACCCATGGCTCCAAAGCGACAAttcgcggcgtgcaaggCGAGTCGTCGGCGCATGTCCACGAAGTGCCGAAGATCAACCCTGCGGACATTGTCGACACCAACGGTGCCGGCGATGCTTTTGCTGGTGGTGTGCTTGGTACGCTATTGCTTAACAAGTCGATCGAGCAGGCCGTCGACGTAGGCCACCGCCTCGGTGGTATGTGCGTGGGCGAAGTCGGGCCCGTGCTCAAGTTCCCCAAGGAAAATGTGTTGTAA
- a CDS encoding uncharacterized protein (TransMembrane:14 (i255-273o279-297i309-327o333-353i382-406o412-430i489-512o532-553i980-1003o1023-1048i1095-1114o1120-1138i1210-1229o1235-1254i); EggNog:ENOG503NVEH; COG:Q) — protein MSANEKVETVHSMNKGISASHSSIPTETFASLENESESQEYFAREDSNGRDHEKGDTYTMKDEEAGDSRERGGNRKFEVRTREHWYQFWRYKNPPAPPPASFDDATVTPLAQANILSDWTYEWIRPLLLLGYRRPLEASDLWKMDGPRQAETLSDRLTEAWDKRVAKADAYNVKLASGEIKPGWRQKRKWKKQAKIERNESIGGDASIQERVAAKESIWRIEPVKEIQSKKLDPDSQRRILLAHEVKSGQKKASVFMALFDIFWPNITVAYFAKLLADTAYVGSALLIEQILTGIGMTEAGINRRGHSIGYTVVMFAILVLSNFLSNRFFYESLYVGVFSRAALSTTVFRRALNMQGRDRSTGKLVNHISTDVSRIDFGAQWWLLTFTAPVEIIVCLVILLTRFGVSCLSGFALVVVVLPFQIYCLKFLFSIRKKSMEWTDRRARRTQEVLSGMRIVKLFSYEFNFVKLISSLRKSELIYVFKLNIVRAGVMASAISLPLLAGVLAVVTYYLKEGTLRPEKVFPAITLFQLLRLPLMFFPFGISVIADGANAFQRLGEVFYAKQYDTTVNTDENSPYGLELQNTSFEWDSVEEDLTLTNPKAKKQAKKEKKQRVKQASKNKRLWAILRPKTQSDEKKKKRRFSFMKKSKKESEKVLEHISVERELESELPPVAAVPEAEDPLSKDVLLETEGDAGLADFIMKDVSLKVKRGNLCAIIGPVGSGKSSLILGAIGEMRRLAGEVTWGSPKIAYCSQSAWIQNATVRENIVFGQPWDEARYWDCIDRAELSADFVLLQNGDLTEIGERGVTLSGGQKQRVNIARALYYDAEIVCLDDPLSAVDAHVGKALFSKAILPLRKSGKTVLLVTHAIQYLPQMDQIVSMDEGVIDECGTYQELMENRASFYNTMVKFGNLKEEHGDAVEADAEELAAETEDANQAASKPRRDEMSKPGAKTMELEERNTGTVDSFVYRSYLRAGQASWILPIAVVAAVCMQGSVNISSYWLVWWRDWDRDGTHGIGFSVGLYVMFGLLQLIFNFILDIFLGLLTFFASRKLHDMAMERVIYAPMTWFDTTPLGRIMNRFGKDIDVMDNQLSNLLRQCASTIMSIVGAAAMVIALTYYFTIVVVFVFGIAWLVSLFYRSSAREFKRIDAMLRSSFYSHFAESLTGLTTIRAYQESRRFLLENYKRMDDQNRAYFLTIVNQRWLGLRLDFLGSFCVLITGILVSCGVGSGTNSATSGVALSMIVTIAQTLGFLTRQLTELENEMNSAERLVYYAETLPQEKAQQITETKPPQSWPAEGNVVMENLWLKYRPNLPFVLKGVDLDVKGGQKIGIVGRTGAGKSSMMTVLLRISELTEGRICIDGVDVSTIGLEDLRRAIAILPQEPLLFSGTLRSNLDPFDVYDDSRLWDAMQRSYLSSSVQSPDAGEAVLKNADTEAQGTETKALTHLTLESIVDEEGANLSVGQRSLVSLARALVKNSKIILLDEATASVDLATDAKIQHTIRTEFSDRTLLCIAHRLSTIIGYDRIVVMDDGKVVEFDAPLALFNQPDSIFRGMCQRSGITAEEIASATL, from the coding sequence ATGTCTGCGAACGAGAAGGTAGAGACTGTGCACTCCATGAATAAGGGTATCAGCGCCAGTCATTCGAGCATACCGACCGAGACGTTCGCATCACTAGAGAATGAGAGCGAGTCGCAGGAATATTTTGCCCGCGAAGATAGTAATGGCCGCGACCATGAAAAGGGCGATACATACACAATGAAGGACGAAGAAGCCGGTGACAGTCGCGAGCGTGGAGGAAACAGGAAGTTTGAAGTTCGCACACGCGAGCATTGGTACCAATTTTGGCGATACAAGAACCCACCTGCTCCGCCACCCGCGTCCTTCGACGATGCAACCGTTACTCCCTTGGCGCAAGCTAATATTCTTAGCGATTGGACGTACGAATGGATTCGTCCTTTGCTCCTGCTTGGATATCGCCGCCCATTAGAGGCAAGTGATCTGTGGAAAATGGACGGTCCCCGCCAAGCAGAAACGCTCAGTGACAGGCTCACTGAGGCCTGGGACAAGCGCGTTGCTAAGGCTGACGCATATAATGTCAAACTTGCTAGTGGCGAAATCAAACCGGGATGGAGACAGAAGCGCAAATGGAAGAAGCAGGCAAAAATTGAGCGCAACGAAAGCATTGGAGGCGATGCCTCCATACAGGAGCGTGTTGCCGCAAAAGAATCAATTTGGCGCATAGAGCCGGTCAAGGAAATTCAGTCGAAGAAACTTGACCCTGATTCCCAGCGCAGAATCTTGCTTGCACACGAGGTCAAGTCGGGCCAAAAGAAAGCAAGTGTCTTTATGGCGCTCTTTGATATATTTTGGCCTAACATCACCGTTGCATACTTTGCTAAACTTTTGGCAGACACCGCTTATGTTGGCTCCGCGCTGCTGATCGAGCAAATTCTCACTGGTATCGGCATGACAGAGGCCGGGATTAATAGACGGGGCCATTCGATTGGCTACACAGTCGTCATGTTTGCCATCTTGGTTTTGAGCAACTTTCTCTCCAACCGATTCTTTTACGAATCGCTTTACGTTGGTGttttctcgcgcgcggcctTATCGACTACTGTTTTCCGCCGTGCGCTAAACATGCAGGGGCGCGACAGGTCCACCGGAAAACTCGTCAATCATATTAGCACAGATGTGAGTCGTATTGACTTTGGTGCCCAGTGGTGGCTCCTGACCTTTACTGCACCTGTGGAGATCATTGTCTGTTTGGTTATTTTGTTGACGCGCTTTGGCGTCTCGTGCTTGTCCGGCTTTGCATTGGTTGTTGTTGTACTTCCCTTTCAAATTTACTGTCTAAAGTTTTTGTTTTCTATCCGCAAAAAGTCGATGGAATGGACcgatcgtcgcgctcgtcggaCTCAAGAGGTACTTTCTGGCATGCGAATTGTGAAACTTTTTTCCTACGAGTTTAACTTTGTCAAGCTCATCAGCAGTTTGCGCAAGAGTGAGCTAATTTACGTGTTCAAGCTCAATATTGTGCGTGCGGGTGTCATGGCGAGTGCGATAAGTCTTCCACTACTTGCGGGTGTGCTCGCCGTCGTCACATATTACCTAAAAGAGGGCACTCTTCGACCAGAAAAGGTATTTCCCGCCATCACATTATTCCAACTTTTGCGACTGCCTCTTATGTTTTTTCCATTTGGCATTAGTGTTATCGCAGATGGAGCAAATGCGTTCCAGCGACTTGGCGAAGTATTTTACGCGAAGCAGTACGACACCACAGTTAATACGGACGAAAATTCGCCGTACGGCCTGGAACTGCAGAATACATCGTTTGAATGGGACAGTGTCGAAGAAGACTTGACGCTAACCAACCCTAAAGCAAAAAAGCAAGCAAAAAAGGAAAAGAAACAACGTGTGAAGCAAGCAAGCAAAAACAAGCGCTTATGGGCAATTTTGCGTCCGAAGACACAGTCTGATGAGAAGAAGAAAAAGCGCCGGTTCTCTTTTATGAAAAAGTCAAAGAAAGAGTCTGAAAAAGTTTTGGAGCATATATCAGTGGAGCGTGAACTTGAATCCGAGCTTCCGCCCGTTGCCGCCGTTCCAGAAGCGGAAGATCCGCTTTCTAAAGATGTGCTGCTTGAAACGGAAGGCGATGCCGGCTTGGCTGACTTCATTATGAAAGATGTTTCGTTGAAAGtcaagcgcggcaaccTTTGCGCGATTATTGGCCCTGTGGGCTCTGGGAAGTCGTCCTTGATTCTTGGTGCCATTGGTGAAATGCGCCGTCTTGCGGGTGAGGTTACTTGGGGCTCTCCAAAAATTGCGTACTGTTCGCAGTCTGCGTGGATCCAAAACGCGACAGTGCGCGAAAATATCGTGTTTGGTCAGCCGTGGGACGAGGCTCGGTACTGGGATTGTATCGACCGTGCTGAACTCAGCGCCGACTTTGTTCTTTTGCAGAACGGCGACTTGACCGAAATTGGTGAGCGCGGTGTGACACTTTCTGGTGGACAAAAGCAGCGTGTGAATATTGCGCGTGCTCTCTATTACGATGCCGAAATTGTATGCCTGGACGACCCCTTGTCTGCTGTAGATGCACACGTGGGCAAAGCGCTTTTCTCAAAGGCGATTTTGCCTCTGCGCAAAAGCGGAAAAACAGTGCTGCTGGTCACACATGCCATCCAATATCTTCCCCAGATGGACCAGATTGTGAGCATGGACGAAGGTGTGATCGATGAGTGCGGCACGTACCAGGAGTTGATGGAAAACCGTGCCAGCTTTTACAACACCATGGTCAAATTTGGTAATTTGAAAGAGGAGCACGGTGACGCAGTTGAAGCAGATGCCGAAGAGCTTGCCGCAGAAACGGAAGATGCGAACCAAGCAGCTTCAAAgccacgccgcgacgaAATGAGCAAGCCAGGCGCAAAGACGATGGAATTGGAAGAGCGGAACACGGGCACGGTGGACAGCTTCGTATACCGATCCTACCTCCGCGCGGGACAGGCGTCTTGGATTTTGCCCATTGCAGTGGTCGCTGCAGTTTGTATGCAAGGCTCGGTAAACATTTCCAGCTACTGGCTTGTTTGGTGGCGCGATTGGGATCGAGATGGCACGCACGGCATTGGATTTTCTGTGGGCCTTTACGTCATGTTTGGCCTCCTCCAGCTGATATTCAACTTTATCTTGGACATCTTTTTGGGCCTGCTTACCttttttgcatcgcgcaagctgcacgACATGGCAATGGAGCGTGTTATTTATGCACCGATGACCTGGTTCGATACAACACCACTTGGACGCATTATGAACCGGTTTGGTAAAGACATCGACGTGATGGATAACCAGCTGAGTAATCTTTTGCGACAGTGTGCCTCGACGATTATGTCCATTGTCGGAGCTGCAGCGATGGTAATTGCATTGACTTACTACTTTACCATTGTTGTCGTGTTTGTATTTGGCATCGCCTGGCTTGTGTCTCTATTTTATCGCTCGTCTGCACGCGAATTCAAGCGCATTGatgcgatgctgcgcagctcgttCTACTCGCACTTTGCTGAGTCGCTCACGGGCCTTACAACGATCCGAGCATATCAAGAATCGCGCCGTTTTCTGCTTGAAAACTACAAGCGCATGGACGACCAAAACCGAGCCTATTTCCTCACGATTGTGAACCAGCGCTGGCTGGGTCTTCGCCTCGACTTTCTAGGGTCTTTCTGTGTGTTGATTACCGGTATTCTTGTTTCATGTGGCGTCGGTAGCGGCACAAACAGCGCCACCAGTGGTGTTGCATTGTCGATGATTGTCACTATTGCCCAGACGCTTGGTTTCCTTACGCGCCAGTTGACTGAGCTTGAAAACGAGATGAATTCTGCTGAGCGCCTTGTGTATTATGCAGAGACGCTGCCACAAGAAAAAGCACAGCAAATTACGGAGACCAAACCGCCGCAATCGTGGCCGGCAGAAGGCAACGTTGTCATGGAGAACCTCTGGCTCAAGTACCGTCCGAACTTGCCGTTTGTCCTCAAGGGTGTTGACCTCGACGTGAAGGGCGGCCAAAAAATTGGTATTGTCGGTCGAACAGGTGCAGGCAAAAGTTCGATGATGACAGTCCTCTTGCGTATTAGCGAGCTTACGGAAGGACGTATTTGTATCGACGGTGTGGATGTGTCCACGATCGGACTGGAggatttgcgccgcgctaTTGCCATCCTGCCGCAGGAGCCGTTGCTTTTCAGTGGTACGCTGCGTTCCAACTTGGATCCGTTCGATGTGTACGACGACAGCCGCCTGTGGGATGCAATGCAGCGATCCTACCTGAGCTCATCCGTGCAATCGCCGGACGCCGGTGAAGCGGTGCTGAAAAATGCGGACACCGAAGCCCAAGGCACAGAAACCAAGGCACTTACCCACTTGACGCTGGAATCGATCGTTGATGAAGAGGGTGCCAATCTTTCAGTAGGCCAGCGCAGTCTCGTttcgcttgcgcgtgcgttgGTCAAAAACTCCAAGATTATTTTGCTGGACGAAGCGACCGCCTCTGTGGACCTTGCAACGGACGCAAAAATCCAGCACACGATCCGCACGGAATTCAGTGACCGCACTTTGTTGTGCATTGCACACCGTCTTAGCACCATTATCGGATACGACCGTATTGTCGTCATGGACGATGGTAAGGTGGTCGAATTTGACGCACCGCTCGCATTATTTAACCAGCCGGATAGCATTTTCCGGGGCATGTGCCAGCGCAGTGGCATTACTGCTGAAGAAatcgcaagcgcgacatTGTAA